In Urechidicola croceus, a single window of DNA contains:
- a CDS encoding competence/damage-inducible protein A encodes MFAEIITIGDEILIGQITDTNSKWIAEELNKIGVSVYQITSVQDDKAHILKSLKEAEENADIVIITGGLGPTKDDITKHTLAEYFNSELELNEEVVEHIRGLFAKINYPFTEVNRMQALVPTNCTPLKNHLGTAPGMWFEQNGRAFVSLPGVPNEMKGLMKMEVLPRIQSKYKLPFIIHKTIMTYGMGESMVAEKLEDWENNLPKSIRLAYLPSYGKVRLRLSAKGIDRVKLESILIVEIEKLHTIIGDIIVGYDESENIAVVLGRLLKEKGLKIATAESCTGGKIASRITSVAGASSYFVGSIVSYTAEMKIKELNVSKDTIDTYTVVSGEVAEQMALGIQKRLNVDYAIATTGNAGPTTDNTDKTVGVVFIAIATPKGVFSEEFYFGKPRQKVIERSTNKALELLRKEIIKNS; translated from the coding sequence ATGTTTGCAGAAATTATCACTATTGGAGATGAAATTTTAATTGGTCAAATAACTGATACCAATTCTAAATGGATTGCAGAAGAGTTAAATAAAATAGGAGTTTCTGTGTATCAAATTACGTCTGTACAAGATGATAAAGCACATATATTAAAATCTCTTAAAGAAGCAGAAGAAAATGCCGATATTGTTATTATTACAGGTGGTTTAGGTCCAACTAAAGATGATATTACAAAACATACATTGGCAGAATATTTTAATTCGGAGTTAGAATTAAATGAAGAAGTTGTTGAGCATATAAGAGGTTTATTTGCTAAAATAAATTATCCGTTTACGGAAGTCAATAGGATGCAGGCATTGGTTCCGACTAATTGTACACCTTTAAAGAACCATTTAGGTACTGCGCCAGGAATGTGGTTTGAACAAAATGGTAGAGCATTTGTTTCACTCCCTGGAGTTCCGAATGAAATGAAAGGTTTGATGAAAATGGAAGTCTTACCCAGAATTCAAAGTAAATATAAATTACCATTTATAATTCATAAAACAATCATGACTTATGGAATGGGTGAGAGTATGGTTGCTGAGAAGTTAGAAGATTGGGAAAATAACTTACCCAAAAGTATAAGGTTGGCGTATCTACCTTCTTATGGAAAAGTAAGGCTGAGATTAAGTGCTAAAGGAATTGATAGAGTTAAATTAGAAAGCATTTTAATTGTAGAAATAGAAAAATTGCATACTATAATAGGTGATATTATAGTTGGTTATGACGAATCAGAAAATATAGCAGTGGTATTGGGTAGACTTTTAAAAGAAAAAGGTCTAAAGATTGCTACTGCCGAAAGTTGTACTGGAGGAAAAATAGCATCAAGAATTACTTCTGTTGCTGGAGCATCTTCTTATTTTGTTGGGTCAATAGTTTCTTATACTGCAGAAATGAAAATTAAAGAATTAAATGTGTCTAAAGATACAATTGATACTTATACAGTTGTTAGTGGTGAGGTTGCCGAGCAAATGGCACTAGGTATTCAGAAAAGATTGAATGTTGATTATGCAATTGCCACAACTGGAAATGCAGGACCAACAACCGATAATACTGATAAAACAGTTGGAGTTGTATTTATAGCAATAGCAACACCTAAAGGAGTTTTTTCAGAAGAATTTTATTTTGGTAAGCCTCGGCAAAAGGTGATAGAAAGAAGTACAAATAAGGCTTTAGAATTACTAAGAAAAGAAATTATAAAAAATAGTTGA
- the rpmB gene encoding 50S ribosomal protein L28 codes for MSRVCELTGKKAMVGNNVSHALNRTKRKFNANLITKRFYIPEEDKWVKLKISTSALKNINKLGISAVLKEARAKGFLAK; via the coding sequence ATGTCAAGAGTTTGTGAACTTACAGGTAAAAAAGCAATGGTTGGGAACAATGTTTCTCACGCTTTAAATAGAACTAAGAGAAAATTTAACGCTAATTTAATTACTAAGCGTTTTTATATTCCTGAAGAGGATAAATGGGTGAAATTAAAAATTTCAACTTCTGCTCTTAAGAATATTAATAAATTAGGAATTTCTGCTGTGCTTAAAGAAGCAAGAGCAAAGGGGTTTTTGGCTAAATAA
- the rpmG gene encoding 50S ribosomal protein L33, which translates to MAKSKGNRIQVILECTEHKTSGKPGTSRYITTKNKKNTPDRMEIKKFNPILKKMTVHKEIK; encoded by the coding sequence ATGGCAAAGAGCAAAGGAAATAGAATTCAAGTGATATTGGAGTGTACTGAACATAAGACTTCAGGAAAACCAGGTACTTCTAGATACATCACAACTAAAAACAAAAAGAACACACCTGATAGAATGGAAATTAAGAAATTTAATCCAATCTTGAAGAAAATGACTGTTCATAAAGAAATTAAATAA
- a CDS encoding DUF4295 domain-containing protein — protein MAKKTVATLQGTSKRLSKAIKMVKSPKTGAYTFVEAIMDPTKVNEFLDKN, from the coding sequence ATGGCAAAGAAGACAGTAGCAACATTACAAGGTACTTCAAAGAGGTTATCAAAAGCTATAAAAATGGTAAAATCTCCAAAAACTGGAGCTTATACATTTGTTGAAGCAATTATGGATCCAACTAAAGTAAATGAGTTTTTAGATAAAAACTAA
- the ftsY gene encoding signal recognition particle-docking protein FtsY, whose translation MSLFKKIFSREKKETLDKGLEKTKTTFLSKLSKAVAGKSKVDDDVLDNLEEVLISSDVGVDTTLKVIERIEERVAKDKYLGTDELNKILREEISGLLAETNIGNETEFTIPENKKPYVIMVVGVNGVGKTTTIGKLASQFKKSGKKVVLGAADTFRAAAIDQLQVWADRVDVPIVRQEMGSDPASVAFDTLQSGVSQDADVIIIDTAGRLHNKVNLMNELTKIKRVMQKVVGDAPHDVLLVLDGSTGQNAFEQAKQFTKATEVTSLAVTKLDGTAKGGVVIGISDQFQIPVKYIGVGEGIDDLQVFNKIEFVDSFFK comes from the coding sequence ATGAGTTTATTTAAAAAAATATTTTCAAGAGAAAAGAAAGAGACACTCGATAAAGGTTTAGAAAAAACAAAAACAACTTTCTTATCAAAACTATCAAAAGCAGTTGCAGGTAAATCTAAAGTAGATGATGATGTACTTGATAATTTAGAAGAAGTTTTAATTTCTTCTGATGTGGGTGTAGATACAACGTTGAAAGTAATTGAGCGAATAGAAGAGCGTGTTGCTAAAGATAAATACCTTGGAACTGATGAATTGAATAAAATTCTACGTGAAGAAATATCAGGGTTGTTGGCTGAAACTAATATTGGTAATGAAACAGAGTTTACTATTCCTGAAAATAAAAAACCATATGTGATTATGGTTGTTGGAGTAAATGGTGTTGGTAAAACTACAACTATTGGAAAGTTAGCATCACAATTTAAGAAATCGGGTAAAAAAGTAGTTCTTGGTGCTGCTGATACATTTCGTGCTGCAGCAATAGATCAATTACAAGTTTGGGCAGATAGAGTAGATGTACCAATTGTTCGTCAAGAAATGGGAAGTGATCCTGCTTCGGTAGCATTTGATACTCTTCAATCTGGGGTTAGTCAAGACGCTGATGTTATTATTATTGATACTGCAGGAAGATTACATAATAAAGTTAACTTAATGAATGAGTTAACTAAGATAAAGCGTGTGATGCAAAAAGTTGTTGGAGATGCTCCACATGATGTATTACTTGTTCTTGATGGTAGTACTGGTCAAAATGCTTTTGAGCAAGCAAAGCAATTTACCAAAGCAACCGAAGTTACATCATTAGCTGTTACTAAATTAGATGGTACTGCAAAAGGTGGAGTCGTAATAGGAATTTCTGATCAATTTCAAATTCCAGTTAAATATATTGGAGTAGGTGAAGGTATTGATGATTTGCAAGTGTTTAATAAGATTGAATTTGTAGATTCTTTTTTTAAGTAA